A genome region from Musa acuminata AAA Group cultivar baxijiao chromosome BXJ3-5, Cavendish_Baxijiao_AAA, whole genome shotgun sequence includes the following:
- the LOC135638044 gene encoding probable serine/threonine-protein kinase PBL1 isoform X1, whose product MGCFTVLKCKKKKIGCFGNKKRMIAAETVTCALPEPTQSGPSLQSAPPSFRNRTKPAQSGHRILNSRVRALSAPSTLVLADQYALASLEYDDQEECKGRGISVKDQRFSNPLPLPLPSPHTFSLRNLESFNLNNTSDPIVSSGPLPLPPLGGGGLRNFSYEEISAACQNFSVGRCMSEGLSTTIYKATFGDDSMSLKRSEATVTRLLPSCQGLKEFLNEVNVLASLQHPYLCKLLGFHAQEGSDERMLIYERLYHGSIDRLLHGGLDGRSMDWPTRMKVALCAAKGLAFLHEEGPFQAMYYEFSTSNIQVDKDFSAKLSGYGCASYNPDADVSDSSIATANLSAETLEQGLFTPKSNVWSFGIVLLELLTGRKNLDNRCPKEERNIVKWSRPFLADDCRLSLIMDPRMKGRFPPKSARTVADVALKCLRKDPSKRPTMRFIVEALKDVPDMKCPSRYPLQEPSVIAGKRMCKSPSLTGIIPPQPPPSFSISPPSKSQLLLSPRTSIPIPYPPLKCTTTRAVEDNRISSIRSCSPAMQRLEGF is encoded by the exons ATGGGCTGTTTCACAGTCTTGaaatgcaagaaaaagaaaattgggtGTTTTGGAAACAAGAAACGCATGATCGCTGCAGAGACTGTTACATGTGCACTTCCGGAACCAACACAATCTGGACCATCCCTCCAGTCTGCCCCTCCAAGTTTCAGAAACAGAACAAAACCTGCACAATCTGGCCATCGGATACTCAACAGCAGAGTTCGGGCACTGTCTGCTCCTTCTACCCTCGTTTTGGCAGACCAGTATGCTCTTGCTTCACTAGAATATGATGACCAAGAAGAGTGCAAAGGCAGAGGTATCTCAGTGAAGGACCAACGCTTTTCAAATCCTTTGCCGCTGCCCCTTCCCTCGCCACATACTTTCTCTTTGAGGAACTTGGAAAGTTTTAACTTGAACAATACTAGTGATCCTATCGTATCATCTGGACCTCTACCATTGCCTCCATTAGGGGGAGGAGGCCTCCGGAACTTCTCTTATGAAGAGATTTCGGCTGCTTGTCAAAATTTTTCTGTGGGTCGATGCATGTCAGAAGGCCTTTCAACTACAATCTATAAGGCTACCTTTGGAGATGATAGCATGAGTTTAAAGAGAAGCGAAGCTACAGTTACTCGTTTACTTCCTTCCTGTCAG GGTTTGAAGGAGTTTTTGAATGAGGTGAATGTACTAGCATCCCTACAGCATCCCTATCTCTGCAAGCTGCTTGGTTTCCATGCTCAAGAGGGGTCTGATGAGCGGATGTTAATTTATGAGAGGCTCTATCATGGAAGTATAGATCGACTTCTTCATGGGGGACTAGATGGTCGATCCATGGATTGGCCTACACGAATGAAGGTTGCCCTATGTGCTGCAAAAGGCCTTGcatttttgcatgaagaagggccTTTTCAG GCCATGTATTATGAGTTTTCAACTTCAAATATACAAGTTGACAAGGACTTCAGTGCAAAGCTATCAGGATATGGATGTGCAAGCTACAATCCAGATGCAGATGTCTCTGATTCTTCTATT GCTACTGCAAACCTATCAGCGGAGACCTTGGAGCAGGGGTTGTTCACTCCGAAGAGTAATGTCTGGAGTTTTGGAATAGTCCTTCTTGAACTGCTGACTGGTAGGAAAAATCTTGACAACCGCTGTCCCAAAGAAGAGCGAAACATTGTGAAATGGAGTAGACCTTTTCTTGCTGATGATTGTCGACTATCTCTTATCATGGATCCCCGTATGAAAGGGCGTTTCCCTCCAAAGTCTGCCCGAACTGTAGCAGACGTTGCACTAAAATGTCTCCGAAAGGATCCTTCGAAGAGGCCTACCATGAGGTTCATCGTCGAAGCACTCAAGGATGTTCCTGACATGAAATGCCCTAGCCGTTACCCCCTCCAAGAACCATCTGTCATTGCAGGGAAACGGATGTGCAAGTCTCCAAGTCTGACTGGCATCATTCCACCACAACCTCCTCCCAGTTTCTCAATTTCACCTCCGTCTAAAAGCCAATTGTTGCTTTCTCCAAGGACATCAATACCCATACCTTATCCGCCTCTTAAGTGCACTACTACACGTGCAGTAGAGGATAATAGGATAAGCAGTATCAGAAGCTGTTCGCCTGCTATGCAGAGGCTTGAAGGGTTTTGA
- the LOC135638044 gene encoding inactive protein kinase SELMODRAFT_444075-like isoform X2 produces the protein MGCFTVLKCKKKKIGCFGNKKRMIAAETVTCALPEPTQSGPSLQSAPPSFRNRTKPAQSGHRILNSRVRALSAPSTLVLADQYALASLEYDDQEECKGRGISVKDQRFSNPLPLPLPSPHTFSLRNLESFNLNNTSDPIVSSGPLPLPPLGGGGLRNFSYEEISAACQNFSVGRCMSEGLSTTIYKATFGDDSMSLKRSEATVTRLLPSCQAMYYEFSTSNIQVDKDFSAKLSGYGCASYNPDADVSDSSIATANLSAETLEQGLFTPKSNVWSFGIVLLELLTGRKNLDNRCPKEERNIVKWSRPFLADDCRLSLIMDPRMKGRFPPKSARTVADVALKCLRKDPSKRPTMRFIVEALKDVPDMKCPSRYPLQEPSVIAGKRMCKSPSLTGIIPPQPPPSFSISPPSKSQLLLSPRTSIPIPYPPLKCTTTRAVEDNRISSIRSCSPAMQRLEGF, from the exons ATGGGCTGTTTCACAGTCTTGaaatgcaagaaaaagaaaattgggtGTTTTGGAAACAAGAAACGCATGATCGCTGCAGAGACTGTTACATGTGCACTTCCGGAACCAACACAATCTGGACCATCCCTCCAGTCTGCCCCTCCAAGTTTCAGAAACAGAACAAAACCTGCACAATCTGGCCATCGGATACTCAACAGCAGAGTTCGGGCACTGTCTGCTCCTTCTACCCTCGTTTTGGCAGACCAGTATGCTCTTGCTTCACTAGAATATGATGACCAAGAAGAGTGCAAAGGCAGAGGTATCTCAGTGAAGGACCAACGCTTTTCAAATCCTTTGCCGCTGCCCCTTCCCTCGCCACATACTTTCTCTTTGAGGAACTTGGAAAGTTTTAACTTGAACAATACTAGTGATCCTATCGTATCATCTGGACCTCTACCATTGCCTCCATTAGGGGGAGGAGGCCTCCGGAACTTCTCTTATGAAGAGATTTCGGCTGCTTGTCAAAATTTTTCTGTGGGTCGATGCATGTCAGAAGGCCTTTCAACTACAATCTATAAGGCTACCTTTGGAGATGATAGCATGAGTTTAAAGAGAAGCGAAGCTACAGTTACTCGTTTACTTCCTTCCTGTCAG GCCATGTATTATGAGTTTTCAACTTCAAATATACAAGTTGACAAGGACTTCAGTGCAAAGCTATCAGGATATGGATGTGCAAGCTACAATCCAGATGCAGATGTCTCTGATTCTTCTATT GCTACTGCAAACCTATCAGCGGAGACCTTGGAGCAGGGGTTGTTCACTCCGAAGAGTAATGTCTGGAGTTTTGGAATAGTCCTTCTTGAACTGCTGACTGGTAGGAAAAATCTTGACAACCGCTGTCCCAAAGAAGAGCGAAACATTGTGAAATGGAGTAGACCTTTTCTTGCTGATGATTGTCGACTATCTCTTATCATGGATCCCCGTATGAAAGGGCGTTTCCCTCCAAAGTCTGCCCGAACTGTAGCAGACGTTGCACTAAAATGTCTCCGAAAGGATCCTTCGAAGAGGCCTACCATGAGGTTCATCGTCGAAGCACTCAAGGATGTTCCTGACATGAAATGCCCTAGCCGTTACCCCCTCCAAGAACCATCTGTCATTGCAGGGAAACGGATGTGCAAGTCTCCAAGTCTGACTGGCATCATTCCACCACAACCTCCTCCCAGTTTCTCAATTTCACCTCCGTCTAAAAGCCAATTGTTGCTTTCTCCAAGGACATCAATACCCATACCTTATCCGCCTCTTAAGTGCACTACTACACGTGCAGTAGAGGATAATAGGATAAGCAGTATCAGAAGCTGTTCGCCTGCTATGCAGAGGCTTGAAGGGTTTTGA